TCGGGCGTTTGCATTGCTAAAAAGTCGCGGTTAATATCAATGTTAAGGGCATTTCTTCTTTGAAAGAAGTCTGCACCGTCGGGGTTCAACATGGGAATAAAGTGCACGGTGCATTGAGACAATATCGTATTTCTTACATGTTCAAGATCGTTTGATCCTAGAAAATTTAGCAGGTCGAAAATGGCCATCGTCCCGGTAGGCTCATCCCCATGCATCTGACTCCAAATAAGAATATTCACTTTTCCATGGCCCGCAGATATACAAAATATTTCTTTGCCTAACACTGATTGACCAATTTGTCTTACCTTAAACAGACCTCGTTCCTTTATTTGTCGCACTCTGCTTTTTATAGAGTCGTGTTTAAAAAACCGGTCAACAAAAGAACCGTCACGATAAGCGCTGGCATGTAAATTCACCTGCCAAAAATAGAGAACAAAATTCTTACTTTTGCACATGCATGAAACCATTTTAGTAATAGGCGCTAACGGACAAATAGGAACGGAGTTAGTTACCGAATTACGAAATATATATGGCGGCAGCGAGGTAGTTGCCTGCGATATCCGGCGTCCTGACTATGATACGAGAAATGCCGGCCCTTTTGAATTTGTTAATGTTCTGGATAAAGACAATCTGAAAGCTGTTTGCCAGAAATATAAGCCTTCTACGATTTACCTTCTTGCAGCGATACTTTCGGCTACAGGTGAGCAGAATCCAAAACTCGCGTGGGACCTTAATATGAATGGATTGCTGAATGTGCTTGATTTTGCCATCGAATTTAACGTCAGGAAAGTATACTGGCCTAGTTCGATTGCTGTATTTGGCCCTGGTTCACCCAAGGATAACACCAGCCAATTTTGTGTGATGGATCCAAATACGGTATATGGAATCAGCAAGCTGGCTGGAGAACGCTGGTGTGAATACTATTTTCAAAAACACGGGCTTGATGTAAGGAGCCTGAGATACCCTGGGTTAATTAGCTGGAAAGCTGCGCCAGGAGGAGGAACAACCGACTATGCAGTTCACATTTTCCACGACGCCCTTAAAAAAGGCAGTTATAGCTCTTTTCTTTCTGCAGATACCCGTTTACCTATGATGTACATGGACGATGCTATACGCGGAACCATAGAACTGATGGAGGCTCCCGCGGCAAAAGTAAGCATCCGCTCGAGCTATAACTTCGCCGGAATGGACTTTACACCCGAAGAGCTTGCTTCTGAGATCCGTAAACATATCCCTGATTTTAAATTAGATTACACCGGCAGAGATCCGCGTCAACTTATTGCGAACAGCTGGCCACGATCTATCGACGATAGCTTCGCAAAAAACGACTGGAACTGGAAGACTAAATTTGATCTGCCGCAGATGACGGAAGAAATGCTGACGCATCTCAAGAAATAATTTATTATTAATTAAGTTTGACACTTTAAAGGTTCTGCCTGTCCACAGGCTTACTTTATACTTTTAACTTTAAACTTTACACATTATATGGGAAGAGCTTTTGAATTCCGTAAAGAAAGAAAATTTAAGCGTTGGGCGAAAATGGCTGTCCAGTTTACACGCCTGGGGAAAGAAATAGCGATGGCCGTAAAAGCCGGAGGGCCTCATCCTGAAACGAACTCGCGACTGCGTACTGCCATTCAGAATTCGAAAGCAGTAAACATGCCTAAAGACAGGGTGGAAGCGGCCATTAAACGGGCATCAAGCAAAGAAGAAAAAGATTACGAAGAAATTGTGTACGAAGGTTATGCACCACACGGTGTAGCTGTATTGGTAGAAACGGCGACTGATAATACCAATAGAACCGTTGCCAATGTACGTAGCTATTTTAACAAGACTGGCGGTACGTTAGGAAAAACAGGTTCTCTGGATTTCATTTTCAGCCGCAAATCGGTATTCCGTTTCGATCCAAAGGAACTCGACCTTGAAGAGCTGGAGTTCGAACTCATTGATGCCGGGCTGGAAGATCTGTTTGTAGAGGCCGATGAAGAAGGCAATGATATTGCCGTTATCCATACTTCATTTGAAGATTTCGGTAAAATGCAAAAGACCCTTGAAGAAAAAGGCATTGAAGTAAAAAGCGCTAAACTGGAACGAATCGCACTTTCAACTACAGAAATAAGTGAAGAACAGGCTGCCGACGTGCTGAAGCTTATTGACAAGCTGGAAGAAGACGACGACGTGCAGGCGGTTTATCATAATATGGCATAAAATTAGTATCAAGATATTAGTATCAAGTATCAAGACAATTATTAAAAGGATGCCAGTCGTAGCATTCTATGAAATGTACAATCTTGCTACTTGATACTTAATACTTGATACTTGATACCTGGCTCAATATGACTTTTGAAGAATTTTTCGCAAAAAAGAAGATAGACATTGATCAGCTTGCGAAAGCTGACCATGGCCTCTATACAGAATTCAAAAGCCATTTTGTGCTGATGGGCGAAAAGAGCTTCGACCATAGCAAAAAATTCTGGTTTAACAGGCTTAGGCGCCTGTATCACCTTCAACAGCCTGCAAAAGAAGCCACTACCCAAGTAGAAACACAGATAGCTTCGCAAGCCGAGCCTCTAAGTTCACCAACTATAGAGCAAGCTCCGGCTTCTGCTCCGGCTGCTTTTAAACCGAGGTTCAAAGCAACGAATGTCCCGGCAAAACCGGAAGCTCCTGGCGAAGTCGCAGACAAGAGGGACGAGGTTCCTTCTGAAGCGATTCCTGCACAGGCAAAAAGACCTCCCTTTAAACCAAAGAATGTCAAACCCATATCCGGCGCACCTTCCGAGGACGCTCAAACAGTGGAAAGCCGGCCGGGGCAAACTGAAGTGTCGGACATACCGGTAACAAGTCCCGCTGCTGCTGAGAAACCAGCTTATAAACCGAAGTTTAATATCCGAAACATTCCTAAGAAGCCGGCGGGGACGGAAGAGCAGTCGGGGCATACAACCGAAGAAAAGTCTTTTGCTGATTTGAATGATGTGCCAGAAAAGATCCCCGAACAAAGGCGCGATGAGGTGCCCGAAGTACCAAAGATCGTCGAACAAGAGGAGGTGAAGGCAAAACCAGCTTATAAGCCCCGGTTTAATCTTAAAACTATTTCTAATAAGGCAGAAAAGGAAGAAGATAAAGCTACTCGAGAACCACAGAATACACCGGAGCCGGGAGAAACAACAAACGTTCAGGAACCGCCTGCAGGGACCAATGAAACAAGCGCAGAAGATACAGACGTACAACCTTCCGACAAGCCGGCAAAGCCGATATACAAGCCCCGTTTTAACGCAAAGAATATCAAGCCTAAAACGGAAGAGTAAGATCTCTTCAGCGCCAAAGGGGAGAAACAAGGATGTCATTTTCCAGATGAATAATGCTATGCTTATTAATAATTAGCCCTGCATAATTTATTAGATTATGCAGGGCTGAA
The window above is part of the Arcticibacter tournemirensis genome. Proteins encoded here:
- a CDS encoding NAD-dependent epimerase/dehydratase family protein; the protein is MHETILVIGANGQIGTELVTELRNIYGGSEVVACDIRRPDYDTRNAGPFEFVNVLDKDNLKAVCQKYKPSTIYLLAAILSATGEQNPKLAWDLNMNGLLNVLDFAIEFNVRKVYWPSSIAVFGPGSPKDNTSQFCVMDPNTVYGISKLAGERWCEYYFQKHGLDVRSLRYPGLISWKAAPGGGTTDYAVHIFHDALKKGSYSSFLSADTRLPMMYMDDAIRGTIELMEAPAAKVSIRSSYNFAGMDFTPEELASEIRKHIPDFKLDYTGRDPRQLIANSWPRSIDDSFAKNDWNWKTKFDLPQMTEEMLTHLKK
- a CDS encoding YebC/PmpR family DNA-binding transcriptional regulator encodes the protein MGRAFEFRKERKFKRWAKMAVQFTRLGKEIAMAVKAGGPHPETNSRLRTAIQNSKAVNMPKDRVEAAIKRASSKEEKDYEEIVYEGYAPHGVAVLVETATDNTNRTVANVRSYFNKTGGTLGKTGSLDFIFSRKSVFRFDPKELDLEELEFELIDAGLEDLFVEADEEGNDIAVIHTSFEDFGKMQKTLEEKGIEVKSAKLERIALSTTEISEEQAADVLKLIDKLEEDDDVQAVYHNMA